Proteins encoded in a region of the Cytobacillus pseudoceanisediminis genome:
- the selA gene encoding L-seryl-tRNA(Sec) selenium transferase, with protein sequence MKSTVRNILPVHELQKDRRFTHLMKQYGLDFIHTTNILKEVISEIRNNILEGNWTGEEPGTEKFTEDIFKKAEEVINVRYGYTLKRVINATGTILHTNLGRARLSKSAAEHMLEIAMNYSNLEYNLCEGARGSRHSHLESLVKELTGAEAAMAVNNNAAAVYIILKALAEEKEVIVSRGQLVEIGGSFRVSSIMEESGAKLVEVGTTNKTHLEDYKQVINEDTAMIMKVHTSNFKIIGFTKEVGTDELAQLSKEKNIIFYEDLGSGALFDFKSKGIGNEPAVSDVIKMGADIVSFSGDKLLGGPQAGIIAGRKDLIEKLKKHQLARVLRVDKMTIAALEGTLIDYLKGEEGLKNIPVVHDVMTTSEELETRTAQFLHRLQAAAKDYECSMRKSTGQVGGGTMPDVELPSWIAVLKHRRYSPEHIGRQLRINCTPSIIVRIHKEEVLIDLRAVTVNEEDIIIKALTAI encoded by the coding sequence ATGAAAAGTACAGTCAGAAATATTTTACCGGTTCATGAACTGCAAAAAGACCGGCGTTTTACCCATTTAATGAAACAGTATGGACTTGACTTTATACATACAACAAATATTTTAAAAGAGGTAATTTCTGAAATCAGGAATAACATTCTTGAAGGGAATTGGACGGGCGAGGAGCCTGGTACGGAAAAATTTACGGAAGATATATTTAAAAAAGCAGAAGAGGTAATCAATGTTCGGTATGGATATACTCTTAAAAGGGTTATCAATGCCACTGGCACTATTCTTCACACTAATCTTGGCCGAGCGCGTTTAAGCAAATCAGCAGCTGAACATATGCTTGAAATTGCCATGAACTATTCCAATTTGGAATATAACCTGTGCGAAGGAGCCCGGGGATCCAGGCATAGTCACCTGGAAAGCCTGGTCAAAGAGCTGACAGGAGCAGAAGCAGCGATGGCAGTTAACAATAATGCTGCTGCCGTTTATATCATCCTAAAAGCTCTTGCAGAAGAAAAAGAAGTAATAGTTTCCCGCGGTCAGCTTGTTGAAATCGGAGGCTCCTTCAGGGTATCAAGCATAATGGAAGAGAGCGGTGCAAAGCTTGTTGAAGTGGGAACAACGAATAAAACCCACTTAGAAGATTATAAACAAGTGATCAATGAAGATACAGCCATGATTATGAAGGTACATACGAGCAATTTTAAAATAATAGGTTTTACCAAAGAAGTTGGAACTGACGAACTAGCCCAGCTATCTAAAGAAAAAAATATCATATTCTATGAAGATTTGGGCAGCGGTGCACTATTTGATTTTAAAAGCAAAGGAATCGGTAATGAGCCAGCCGTAAGTGATGTGATAAAAATGGGGGCAGATATCGTTTCTTTTAGCGGGGACAAGCTTTTAGGCGGCCCGCAGGCAGGCATTATTGCCGGGAGAAAGGACTTAATCGAAAAACTGAAGAAACACCAGCTTGCCCGGGTACTTCGAGTTGATAAAATGACAATTGCAGCGCTCGAAGGCACGCTTATTGATTACTTAAAAGGGGAAGAGGGGCTGAAAAATATTCCGGTAGTCCATGATGTAATGACGACAAGTGAGGAACTCGAAACGAGAACTGCACAATTTCTTCACAGATTACAAGCAGCTGCGAAGGATTATGAATGCTCTATGAGAAAAAGCACAGGGCAAGTTGGGGGAGGAACAATGCCTGATGTTGAACTGCCTTCCTGGATTGCCGTTTTAAAGCACCGGCGTTACTCACCGGAACATATTGGCCGACAATTAAGAATTAATTGTACTCCTTCCATAATAGTGAGGATACATAAAGAAGAAGTACTGATTGACCTGCGGGCAGTAACTGTAAATGAAGAGGACATCATTATAAAAGCATTAACTGCTATTTAA
- the sspO gene encoding small acid-soluble spore protein O encodes MAKRKANHIIEGMNDAKGQGMGTGYNEEFANEPLTEAQKQNNKKRKKNQ; translated from the coding sequence ATGGCTAAAAGAAAGGCTAATCATATTATAGAGGGTATGAATGATGCAAAAGGGCAGGGCATGGGCACCGGATACAATGAGGAATTTGCCAATGAACCCCTAACAGAAGCGCAAAAGCAAAATAATAAAAAGAGGAAGAAGAATCAGTAA
- a CDS encoding small acid-soluble spore protein P, producing the protein MNKNNGKDMRKNAPKGHNNDGQPEPLSGSKKVKNRNHTRQKHNSHHDM; encoded by the coding sequence ATGAATAAAAACAACGGCAAAGATATGCGAAAAAATGCACCCAAAGGGCATAATAACGATGGACAGCCTGAACCTTTAAGCGGCTCAAAAAAAGTGAAAAACCGGAACCATACCAGACAAAAACATAATTCCCACCATGATATGTAA
- a CDS encoding NAD-dependent epimerase/dehydratase family protein: MKRIMITGALGQIGSELTLKLREIYGTDNVIATDIRKNESEAAQSGPFEMVDVTDAKSMLDTAKKYNVDTVIHMAALLSATAEANPVFAWNLNMGAYECT, translated from the coding sequence ATGAAACGAATTATGATTACTGGAGCTTTAGGTCAGATTGGCTCTGAACTAACCTTGAAATTAAGAGAAATCTATGGAACAGACAATGTTATTGCAACAGACATCAGAAAAAATGAGTCTGAAGCTGCCCAATCAGGACCGTTTGAAATGGTTGATGTTACTGATGCAAAATCAATGCTGGATACGGCTAAAAAATATAATGTGGATACAGTTATCCATATGGCAGCCCTGTTATCAGCAACAGCTGAAGCCAACCCAGTATTTGCATGGAATTTAAATATGGGGGCTTATGAATGCACTTGA
- a CDS encoding arylamine N-acetyltransferase family protein: protein MDAEKYLKRIAVSAERNLDLEYLKELQSSHMHKIPFENLDVTRKIPIMLDTDAFFEKILERSRGGFCYELNGLFQHLLSELGFQSHLISCTVKKPDGWVREDSHAAILVLLNQIPYLVDVGFGDSVRQPLPLTGEEKTDVSGTYRIRESGEGIYDLQRLEDGKWRILYRFSDKPRQLNDFHDACFFNQTSPESHFTHGDLATIATKNGRVTLSGLTVTKSEAGTKEKYELTEEEKREFLRKQFNIKL from the coding sequence ATGGATGCAGAGAAATACTTAAAACGCATTGCAGTATCGGCTGAACGTAATCTTGATCTTGAATATCTGAAAGAACTTCAGAGCAGCCATATGCACAAAATTCCTTTTGAAAACTTGGATGTAACAAGAAAAATTCCTATTATGCTTGACACAGATGCGTTTTTTGAAAAAATTCTTGAAAGAAGCCGGGGAGGCTTTTGTTATGAATTAAACGGTCTATTTCAACATCTGCTGTCAGAACTGGGATTTCAATCCCACTTGATTTCCTGCACCGTCAAAAAGCCGGATGGATGGGTCAGAGAAGATTCCCATGCAGCCATACTGGTTTTATTAAACCAAATTCCTTATTTGGTGGACGTAGGATTTGGTGATTCCGTCAGGCAGCCTTTACCTTTAACGGGTGAGGAAAAAACTGATGTAAGCGGAACTTACCGGATAAGAGAGTCCGGTGAAGGAATTTATGATCTTCAAAGACTTGAGGATGGTAAATGGAGAATTCTTTACCGTTTTTCTGATAAGCCAAGGCAGCTGAATGACTTTCATGATGCATGTTTTTTCAATCAGACTTCTCCTGAATCCCATTTTACACATGGCGACCTGGCCACTATTGCGACAAAGAATGGCCGTGTTACACTCTCAGGATTGACTGTCACTAAGTCTGAAGCGGGCACAAAAGAAAAATATGAACTAACCGAGGAGGAAAAAAGGGAATTCCTCCGCAAGCAATTCAATATAAAACTATAA
- a CDS encoding peroxiredoxin family protein: protein MFKKLFAAAVLLLITTAIFVVQAVEKDEVESHPVNQTGLGIGLKAPDFELKNLQGETVKLSDYKGKKVMLNFWATWCPPCKAEMPDIQKFYTQKGNQVAILAVNIDPQSDVAGFAEEMRVNFPILLDVDEKVSNAYQIMTIPTTFFIDEEGIIRNKYLSAMSLEIMNQYIDEM from the coding sequence ATGTTCAAAAAATTATTTGCAGCAGCTGTGTTATTATTAATTACTACTGCAATATTTGTAGTACAGGCAGTTGAAAAAGATGAAGTCGAGAGTCATCCCGTTAATCAGACTGGTTTAGGAATTGGCTTGAAAGCCCCAGATTTTGAATTGAAAAACCTTCAGGGGGAAACAGTAAAGCTCTCAGATTATAAAGGAAAGAAAGTTATGCTTAACTTTTGGGCAACATGGTGTCCTCCATGTAAAGCTGAAATGCCTGACATCCAAAAATTCTATACTCAAAAGGGAAATCAAGTTGCTATCTTAGCAGTGAACATTGATCCACAATCTGATGTTGCCGGTTTTGCGGAAGAAATGCGAGTGAATTTTCCCATACTGCTTGATGTAGATGAAAAAGTATCTAATGCCTATCAGATAATGACGATTCCTACCACTTTTTTTATTGATGAAGAAGGAATTATCCGGAATAAATACTTAAGTGCGATGTCCCTAGAAATTATGAATCAGTATATAGATGAAATGTAA
- a CDS encoding Hsp20/alpha crystallin family protein — MNKKEDFHPFNLDKLEKWMEDYYLDPLSSYLDQITFRIDLYDTEAEIIVEALLTGCVSKDVTVSLKENTVIIKAVKIDETDPIRCGQPCMRKVKLPFSVIKNRVSANFSNEILEIFINKNEAGPGCDRDISIN, encoded by the coding sequence TTGAACAAAAAGGAAGATTTCCATCCGTTTAATTTGGATAAATTGGAAAAATGGATGGAGGATTATTATCTGGACCCGCTGTCATCGTATTTGGATCAAATTACTTTTCGCATCGACTTATATGATACGGAAGCGGAAATTATTGTTGAGGCGCTCTTAACAGGATGCGTTTCAAAAGATGTAACCGTTTCCTTAAAGGAAAACACGGTGATCATTAAAGCGGTTAAAATAGATGAAACTGACCCGATTCGCTGCGGCCAGCCATGTATGCGGAAAGTTAAGCTGCCTTTTTCAGTTATTAAAAACAGGGTAAGTGCAAATTTTTCCAATGAGATATTAGAAATTTTTATAAATAAAAATGAAGCTGGGCCAGGATGCGATAGAGATATCAGCATCAATTGA
- a CDS encoding NAD-dependent epimerase/dehydratase family protein, protein MNALETARECSAQFFTPSSIGAFGPSTPKDNTPQDTIHRPTTMYGVNKVAGELLSDYYYYKFGVDTRGLRFPGLISYVTPPGAERLITLLRSTMKRLKMAAILLISTRAHIWI, encoded by the coding sequence ATGAATGCACTTGAAACGGCTAGAGAGTGCAGCGCACAATTCTTTACGCCGAGCTCCATTGGCGCATTTGGTCCTTCTACGCCAAAAGACAACACACCGCAGGATACTATTCACCGCCCAACTACTATGTATGGCGTGAACAAGGTTGCGGGCGAATTACTGTCTGATTACTACTATTACAAGTTTGGTGTTGATACTAGAGGCCTGCGATTCCCTGGTTTAATCTCTTATGTTACTCCTCCAGGGGCGGAACGACTGATTACGCTGTTGAGATCTACTATGAAGCGATTAAAAATGGCCGCTATACTTCTTATATCGACCAGGGCACATATATGGATATGA
- the arcA gene encoding arginine deiminase, translating into MKHPLNVTSEIGELKTVLLHRPGKEIENLTPQYLKRLLFDDIPFLPAIQKEHDYFANILSNRGIEVLYLDKLMTEAIQLDETRMSFIEKVLWESQSNINGSYETVKDYLLSLPPDELVKKVMSGVVKSDIDQDKKIHLHELMPDHYPFYLDPMPNLYFTRDPAAVIGEGITINRMHEPARRRESIFMDYIMNHHPRFNKHEIPAYFKRDDLYSLEGGDELILSDEVVAIGVSARTSAQGIEKLARELFTRQKSIKKVVAVEIPKIRAFMHLDTVFTMIDHDKFTYHPAIEDRDGSMKIYILEQEENSDLLKITEKNSLKVTLKEVLNLDEIVLIPCGGGCPIASAREQWNDGSNTLAIAPGVVVTYDRNYVSNDILRQNGVEVIEILSSELSRGRGGPRCMSMPIIRENIS; encoded by the coding sequence ATGAAACATCCGTTAAATGTAACTTCGGAAATTGGAGAATTAAAGACGGTCCTTCTGCATAGGCCGGGTAAGGAAATTGAAAATCTCACACCTCAATATTTGAAAAGACTTTTATTCGATGACATCCCCTTTTTGCCTGCCATTCAAAAAGAACATGATTATTTCGCCAATATACTAAGCAATCGGGGAATTGAGGTCTTATATCTCGATAAATTGATGACAGAAGCCATACAGCTAGACGAGACAAGAATGTCTTTTATTGAAAAGGTCTTATGGGAAAGTCAATCGAATATAAATGGTTCCTACGAAACTGTAAAAGATTATCTCTTATCTCTTCCGCCTGATGAGCTGGTAAAGAAAGTGATGTCAGGTGTCGTAAAATCGGATATTGATCAGGATAAGAAAATTCATCTTCATGAACTGATGCCTGATCATTATCCTTTTTATCTGGACCCAATGCCCAACCTTTATTTTACCCGGGATCCTGCTGCGGTAATAGGTGAAGGCATTACCATTAATCGAATGCATGAACCCGCAAGGAGACGGGAGTCCATTTTTATGGACTACATCATGAATCATCATCCCCGTTTTAATAAACATGAAATTCCTGCTTACTTTAAACGTGATGATCTTTACTCACTAGAAGGTGGAGATGAACTGATATTGAGCGATGAAGTAGTCGCCATTGGCGTCAGCGCAAGAACTTCTGCACAAGGGATAGAAAAACTTGCAAGGGAACTATTCACCCGCCAGAAATCCATTAAAAAAGTTGTGGCAGTTGAAATCCCCAAAATCCGTGCATTCATGCACCTGGATACTGTATTTACAATGATTGACCACGATAAATTCACCTACCATCCTGCTATTGAAGATAGAGATGGCAGTATGAAGATTTACATACTGGAACAGGAGGAGAATTCAGATCTTCTTAAAATTACAGAGAAAAACTCTTTGAAGGTAACATTAAAAGAAGTTCTTAATCTTGATGAAATAGTGTTAATCCCTTGTGGAGGAGGCTGCCCGATTGCATCGGCACGCGAACAATGGAATGATGGATCCAATACACTCGCCATCGCTCCCGGTGTAGTTGTAACTTATGACCGGAATTATGTCTCAAACGACATCCTCCGTCAAAATGGGGTTGAGGTCATTGAAATTCTCAGCTCAGAACTCTCAAGAGGACGGGGTGGCCCAAGATGCATGAGCATGCCGATAATAAGAGAAAATATTAGCTAG
- a CDS encoding Rdx family protein: protein MAYEVTVEFCMMUNYAPKAASFAEELFTHFRSDISKMELVPSKGGAFEVTVNGEKLYSKLDTGIFPKTKEIIDKMQG, encoded by the coding sequence ATGGCATATGAAGTAACTGTTGAATTTTGCATGATGTGAAACTACGCACCAAAAGCCGCGAGTTTCGCGGAAGAACTTTTTACACATTTTCGCTCTGATATTTCAAAAATGGAACTGGTTCCAAGTAAAGGCGGAGCTTTTGAAGTGACAGTAAATGGAGAAAAGCTTTATTCTAAGCTCGATACTGGCATTTTTCCTAAAACCAAAGAAATTATTGATAAGATGCAGGGATAA
- the acnA gene encoding aconitate hydratase AcnA, which yields MAKNDVFNSRKSFDLDGKRYHYYHLGALEEAGVGNVSKLPYSIKVLLESVLRQYDGRVITKEHVENLAKWGTSEVKEVDVPFKPSRVILQDFTGVPAVVDLASLRKAMADMGGDPDKINPEKPVDLVIDHSVQVDKYGTPDSLEANMELEFERNAERYQFLSWAQKAFDNYRAVPPATGIVHQVNLEFLANVVHALETTEGDFETFPDTLVGTDSHTTMINGIGVLGWGVGGIEAEAGMLGQPSYFPVPEVVGVKLTGELPNGTTATDLALKVTQVLRSQGVVGKFVEFFGPGVTQLPLADRATIANMAPEYGATCGFFPVDAEALDYMRLTGRPEEQIKIVEKYCKENGMFFDPALEPVYTNVVEINLAEIEANLSGPKRPQDLIPLSAMKKEFNDAITAPQGNQGFGLDKKEIDKEITVEFANGDSTKMKTGAVAIAAITSCTNTSNPYVLVGAGLVAKKAVELGMEVPKFVKTSLAPGSKVVTGYLRDSGLLPYMEQLGFNLVGYGCTTCIGNSGPLREEIEKAVAESDLLVTSVLSGNRNFEGRIHPLVKANYLASPPLVVAYALAGTVDIDLQNEPIGKDKNGNDVFFNDIWPSTAEVNEVVKQTVTPELFRKEYAHVFDDNARWNQIQTSNEPLYSFDDNSTYIQNPPFFEGLTPNADEVKPLSGLRVVGKFGDSVTTDHISPAGAIGKDTPAGKYLRENGVEPRDFNSYGSRRGNHEVMMRGTFANIRIRNQIAPGTEGGFTTYWPTGEVTSIYDACMKYKEDGTGLVVLAGKDYGMGSSRDWAAKGTNLLGIKTVIAESYERIHRSNLVLMGVLPLQFKAGESAETLGLSGKETIDVQIDENVRPRDFVKVTATDENGNQTTFEALVRFDSEVEIDYYRHGGILQMVLRDKLAN from the coding sequence TTGGCAAAGAATGATGTGTTCAATTCCCGCAAATCCTTTGATCTGGACGGGAAGCGCTATCATTACTATCATTTAGGCGCTCTGGAAGAAGCTGGAGTAGGTAATGTTTCCAAATTGCCTTATTCTATTAAGGTATTATTGGAATCAGTACTTCGTCAATATGACGGCCGTGTAATTACAAAAGAGCATGTTGAAAACCTTGCAAAATGGGGAACTTCTGAAGTAAAAGAAGTAGATGTTCCTTTCAAACCATCACGTGTAATTCTGCAGGACTTCACTGGGGTTCCGGCAGTAGTTGACCTGGCTTCATTGCGTAAGGCAATGGCTGACATGGGTGGGGACCCTGACAAAATCAATCCTGAGAAGCCGGTTGATCTAGTTATCGACCACTCTGTACAGGTAGATAAGTATGGTACTCCTGATTCTCTTGAAGCCAACATGGAGCTTGAATTCGAGCGCAATGCTGAGCGCTACCAGTTCTTGAGCTGGGCACAAAAGGCATTTGACAACTATCGTGCAGTTCCGCCTGCAACAGGTATTGTTCACCAGGTAAACCTTGAGTTCCTTGCGAATGTTGTTCATGCTCTTGAAACAACGGAAGGTGATTTTGAAACTTTCCCTGATACTCTTGTAGGTACTGACTCCCATACAACCATGATCAACGGTATCGGCGTTCTTGGATGGGGTGTAGGAGGTATTGAAGCTGAAGCAGGTATGCTGGGACAGCCTTCATATTTCCCTGTGCCTGAAGTTGTAGGGGTTAAGCTTACTGGCGAGCTTCCTAACGGAACAACTGCTACTGACCTTGCATTAAAGGTAACCCAGGTACTGCGCAGCCAGGGAGTGGTTGGCAAGTTTGTAGAATTCTTCGGCCCTGGTGTTACACAGCTTCCATTGGCTGACCGTGCTACAATTGCTAACATGGCACCAGAATACGGAGCTACTTGCGGATTCTTCCCTGTTGATGCGGAAGCTCTGGATTACATGCGCCTGACTGGACGTCCAGAAGAGCAAATCAAAATTGTGGAAAAATACTGCAAAGAAAATGGAATGTTCTTTGATCCAGCTCTAGAGCCAGTATATACGAATGTAGTTGAAATCAATCTTGCCGAAATCGAAGCGAACCTTTCAGGTCCTAAGCGTCCACAGGACTTAATTCCGCTTTCAGCTATGAAAAAGGAATTCAATGACGCTATCACAGCTCCTCAAGGCAACCAGGGATTCGGTTTGGATAAGAAAGAAATCGACAAAGAAATCACTGTTGAGTTTGCAAATGGCGATTCAACCAAGATGAAAACGGGTGCTGTTGCCATTGCGGCAATCACTAGCTGTACAAATACTTCAAACCCTTATGTTTTAGTTGGTGCAGGTTTAGTGGCGAAAAAGGCAGTTGAACTTGGAATGGAAGTTCCTAAGTTCGTAAAAACTTCCTTGGCTCCGGGATCTAAGGTTGTTACTGGATACCTGCGTGATTCAGGACTTCTTCCATACATGGAACAGCTTGGATTCAACCTTGTAGGGTATGGCTGTACAACATGTATCGGTAACTCAGGTCCATTAAGAGAAGAAATCGAAAAGGCTGTAGCTGAAAGCGATCTTCTTGTAACATCTGTTCTTTCCGGTAACCGTAACTTTGAAGGGCGTATCCATCCGCTTGTAAAAGCTAACTACCTGGCTTCTCCGCCATTAGTAGTCGCTTATGCACTAGCTGGAACAGTCGATATCGATCTTCAAAACGAGCCAATCGGAAAAGACAAGAATGGCAACGATGTCTTCTTTAACGATATTTGGCCATCTACTGCTGAAGTTAATGAAGTGGTTAAACAGACTGTTACACCTGAATTGTTCCGTAAAGAATATGCGCATGTATTTGATGACAATGCCCGCTGGAACCAAATCCAGACAAGCAATGAGCCGTTATATTCATTTGATGATAATTCAACATATATCCAGAATCCTCCGTTCTTTGAAGGCTTAACTCCTAATGCTGATGAAGTTAAACCTTTATCAGGATTGCGTGTTGTCGGCAAGTTCGGTGATTCTGTCACAACTGACCATATTTCTCCGGCAGGTGCGATCGGCAAGGATACACCAGCAGGAAAATACCTTCGCGAGAACGGTGTTGAACCACGCGACTTTAACTCTTATGGATCCCGCCGCGGTAACCATGAAGTTATGATGCGCGGTACATTTGCAAACATCCGTATCCGCAACCAGATCGCACCAGGTACAGAAGGCGGTTTCACAACATACTGGCCAACTGGCGAAGTAACTTCCATCTATGATGCTTGCATGAAATACAAGGAAGATGGAACTGGCTTAGTAGTTCTTGCCGGCAAAGACTATGGAATGGGATCTTCCCGTGACTGGGCTGCAAAAGGTACGAACTTGCTTGGAATTAAAACAGTTATTGCTGAAAGCTATGAGCGTATCCACCGCTCCAACCTTGTTCTAATGGGTGTTCTACCGCTTCAGTTCAAGGCAGGCGAAAGTGCAGAAACTCTTGGCTTGTCAGGTAAAGAAACGATCGATGTTCAAATCGACGAAAATGTTAGACCGCGTGACTTTGTTAAGGTTACAGCTACAGATGAAAACGGCAATCAGACTACTTTTGAAGCTCTTGTTCGTTTCGACTCTGAAGTTGAAATTGATTACTACCGTCACGGCGGAATCCTGCAAATGGTTCTTCGTGATAAATTGGCAAATTAA
- a CDS encoding glycine C-acetyltransferase gives MTSKILDSFLQENLEDLKDRGLYNVIDPLESPNGPIIKINGRELINLSSNNYLGLATDERLKKSAIEAIEKYGVGAGAVRTINGTLELHTKLEEKLAEFKHTEAAIAYQSGFNCNMAAISAVMDKNDAILSDELNHASIIDGCRLSKAKIIRVNHSDMEDLRAKAKEAKESGQYNKIMIITDGVFSMDGDIAKLPEIVEIAEEFDLITYVDDAHGSGVLGKGAGTVKHFGLSDKIDFQIGTLSKAIGVVGGYVAGKKDLIDWLKVRSRPFLFSTSLTPADVAASTKAIELLMESTELNEKLWENANYLKDGLEKLGFNIGDSETPITPCIVGDEVKTQEFSKKLNEEGVYAKSIVFPTVPRGTGRVRNMPSAAHTKEMLDQAIAIYEKVGKEMGII, from the coding sequence ATGACCAGCAAAATTTTAGATTCTTTTTTACAGGAAAACCTGGAGGATTTAAAGGATAGAGGACTTTACAACGTAATCGACCCTCTTGAAAGCCCAAATGGCCCTATAATCAAAATCAATGGAAGAGAACTAATCAATCTTTCATCCAATAACTATTTAGGTTTGGCAACTGATGAAAGACTTAAAAAATCTGCCATCGAAGCAATTGAGAAATATGGGGTTGGAGCAGGTGCTGTCCGTACTATAAATGGAACGCTTGAACTTCACACAAAACTTGAAGAAAAGCTTGCTGAGTTCAAACATACAGAAGCAGCCATCGCATACCAATCTGGTTTTAATTGTAACATGGCGGCTATTTCAGCTGTTATGGATAAAAATGATGCTATTCTGTCTGATGAATTAAACCATGCCTCCATTATTGATGGATGCCGTCTATCGAAAGCTAAGATTATTCGAGTAAATCATTCTGATATGGAAGATTTACGGGCAAAAGCGAAGGAAGCAAAAGAATCTGGACAGTACAACAAAATCATGATCATTACTGACGGCGTTTTCTCAATGGATGGGGACATCGCAAAGCTTCCTGAGATCGTGGAGATCGCCGAAGAATTTGATCTGATCACTTATGTGGATGATGCGCACGGTTCAGGAGTACTTGGAAAAGGAGCAGGGACTGTAAAGCACTTCGGCCTTTCCGATAAAATCGATTTCCAGATCGGAACACTTTCTAAGGCAATAGGTGTTGTTGGTGGATATGTGGCCGGCAAAAAGGATTTGATTGATTGGCTGAAAGTCCGCAGCAGACCATTCCTATTCTCAACATCTTTAACACCTGCTGATGTAGCAGCAAGCACGAAAGCCATTGAGCTGCTTATGGAAAGCACAGAGCTGAATGAAAAGTTATGGGAAAATGCCAATTACCTTAAGGATGGTCTGGAAAAATTAGGATTTAATATTGGCGACAGTGAAACACCAATCACTCCTTGTATTGTTGGAGATGAAGTAAAAACACAGGAATTCAGCAAAAAACTCAATGAAGAAGGCGTTTATGCGAAATCAATCGTCTTCCCTACTGTCCCAAGGGGAACGGGACGTGTCAGAAATATGCCTTCTGCAGCACATACGAAAGAAATGCTGGATCAGGCTATTGCAATTTATGAAAAAGTCGGCAAAGAAATGGGAATTATTTAA